A portion of the Bactrocera neohumeralis isolate Rockhampton chromosome 2, APGP_CSIRO_Bneo_wtdbg2-racon-allhic-juicebox.fasta_v2, whole genome shotgun sequence genome contains these proteins:
- the LOC126750753 gene encoding methionine synthase reductase isoform X1, with translation MPSKHIRNMVCPSDSTASGFDILNIKDYILEKYVPPKLSDPIYSVVFVDGIVENKLTFKHSQLRCTELVWPFSRTGAVPMQVPIKAAQILAEADDELKGKRILEITLDMVSYQTAEDYFQPGDTIGILPINNIKDVQLLLKHMQLTNNIEDIFQLLISTKCSKKTAKLPTYIPTHCKPYRLLRDCLNIHAIPKKQFLNVLANCCENNDERAFLCTLSSKEGSSYYNELILERGLKLLELLELCPSCKPTLEVLIEHLPRLLPRPYSIANSPVGNDLKLIFSILPEKPGVTTDMLNNLATSLLNTANPSELPKITMYARLPNQFRFTSQEANERNHILIGVGTALAPFLGFLELKEQLLANATFKTLGDTWLFAGAINETHLPCRERILAYKEAGVLQRYFESFSRVLSASFHYVQEQLLAHASEFVEFLMQENTVLYICADGGSISKSIEKAIMECLVQVKHITLDEASQELKLFKGNGKYREDLWL, from the exons ATGCCTTCAAAACATATTCGAAATATGGTGTGTCCAAGTGATTCCACTGCTTCCGGTTTTGATATCCTTAATATCAAAGactatattttagaaaaatatgtgcCTCCAAAGCTGTCGGATCCCATTTACTCGGTTGTCTTTGTGGACGGCATTGTTGAAAACAAG CTCACGTTTAAACATTCACAGCTCCGATGTACTGAACTAGTTTGGCCGTTTAGCAGAACAGGAGCTGTGCCAATGCAAGTACCTATTAAAGCAGCACAGATCTTGGCCGAAGCTGACGATGAATTAAAAGGAAAGCGGATATTGGAAATAACGCTTGATATGGtatcatat CAAACAGCCGAAGACTATTTTCAACCTGGTGATACAATTGGCATACTACCAATCAACAACATAAAAGATGTGCAATTACTGCTGAAACACATGCAGCTTACAAACAACATTGAAGATATATTCCAACTGCTGATTTCTACAAAGTGCAgcaaaaaaactgcaaaactgCCAACATACATTCCAACTCATTGCAAACCAtatcgattattacgtgattGCTTAAACATACATGCCATACCGAAAAAACAATTCCTTAATGTTTTAGCCAATTGTTGTGAAAATAATGATGAACGCGCCTTTCTATGCACTTTATCCTCAAAGGAAGGTAGCAGTTACTACAACGAACTGATTTTAGAACGTGGCCTTAAACTTCTCGAATTGCTTGAATTATGTCCTTCCTGTAAACCTACATTAGAAGTACTTATTGAGCATCTACCGCGCTTATTGCCTCGTCCCTACTCAATAGCGAATAGTCCTGTTGGGAATGATTTGAAACTTATCTTCTCAATACTCCCGGAAAAACCTGGTGTTACAACAGATATGTTAAACAATCTGGCGACATCTTTACTCAACACTGCGAATCCTTCAGAGTTGCCAAAAATTACAATGTATGCACGACTACCAAATCAATTTCGTTTTACCTCACAAGAAGCCAACGAAAGAAATCACATTCTAATCGGTGTAGGCACAGCCTTAGCACCTTTTTTAGGTTTTCTAGAACTAAAGGAACAACTACTTGCGAATGCAACATTTAAAACGTTAGGCGATACATGGCTTTTTGCAGGTGCCATCAATGAAACGCACCTACcatgcagagaacgtatattagcATATAAAGAAGCTGGAGTGCTACAACGCTACTTTGAGAGTTTTTCCCGTGTGCTGAGTGCCTCCTTTCACTATGTTCAGGAACAATTATTGGCTCATGCAAGCGAATTTGTAGAGTTTTTGATGCAAGAAAATACTGTGCTATACATCTGTGCTGATGGTGGATCGATATCGAAGTCAATAGAAAAAGCAATTATGGAATGTTTGGTACAAGTTAAACATATAACACTCGATGAAGCGTCTCAagagttaaaattatttaaaggaaATGGCAAATATCGTGAAGATTTGTGGCTGTAA
- the LOC126750753 gene encoding methionine synthase reductase isoform X3, whose amino-acid sequence MPSKHIRNMVCPSDSTASGFDILNIKDYILEKYVPPKLSDPIYSVVFVDGIVENKLRCTELVWPFSRTGAVPMQVPIKAAQILAEADDELKGKRILEITLDMVSYQTAEDYFQPGDTIGILPINNIKDVQLLLKHMQLTNNIEDIFQLLISTKCSKKTAKLPTYIPTHCKPYRLLRDCLNIHAIPKKQFLNVLANCCENNDERAFLCTLSSKEGSSYYNELILERGLKLLELLELCPSCKPTLEVLIEHLPRLLPRPYSIANSPVGNDLKLIFSILPEKPGVTTDMLNNLATSLLNTANPSELPKITMYARLPNQFRFTSQEANERNHILIGVGTALAPFLGFLELKEQLLANATFKTLGDTWLFAGAINETHLPCRERILAYKEAGVLQRYFESFSRVLSASFHYVQEQLLAHASEFVEFLMQENTVLYICADGGSISKSIEKAIMECLVQVKHITLDEASQELKLFKGNGKYREDLWL is encoded by the exons ATGCCTTCAAAACATATTCGAAATATGGTGTGTCCAAGTGATTCCACTGCTTCCGGTTTTGATATCCTTAATATCAAAGactatattttagaaaaatatgtgcCTCCAAAGCTGTCGGATCCCATTTACTCGGTTGTCTTTGTGGACGGCATTGTTGAAAACAAG CTCCGATGTACTGAACTAGTTTGGCCGTTTAGCAGAACAGGAGCTGTGCCAATGCAAGTACCTATTAAAGCAGCACAGATCTTGGCCGAAGCTGACGATGAATTAAAAGGAAAGCGGATATTGGAAATAACGCTTGATATGGtatcatat CAAACAGCCGAAGACTATTTTCAACCTGGTGATACAATTGGCATACTACCAATCAACAACATAAAAGATGTGCAATTACTGCTGAAACACATGCAGCTTACAAACAACATTGAAGATATATTCCAACTGCTGATTTCTACAAAGTGCAgcaaaaaaactgcaaaactgCCAACATACATTCCAACTCATTGCAAACCAtatcgattattacgtgattGCTTAAACATACATGCCATACCGAAAAAACAATTCCTTAATGTTTTAGCCAATTGTTGTGAAAATAATGATGAACGCGCCTTTCTATGCACTTTATCCTCAAAGGAAGGTAGCAGTTACTACAACGAACTGATTTTAGAACGTGGCCTTAAACTTCTCGAATTGCTTGAATTATGTCCTTCCTGTAAACCTACATTAGAAGTACTTATTGAGCATCTACCGCGCTTATTGCCTCGTCCCTACTCAATAGCGAATAGTCCTGTTGGGAATGATTTGAAACTTATCTTCTCAATACTCCCGGAAAAACCTGGTGTTACAACAGATATGTTAAACAATCTGGCGACATCTTTACTCAACACTGCGAATCCTTCAGAGTTGCCAAAAATTACAATGTATGCACGACTACCAAATCAATTTCGTTTTACCTCACAAGAAGCCAACGAAAGAAATCACATTCTAATCGGTGTAGGCACAGCCTTAGCACCTTTTTTAGGTTTTCTAGAACTAAAGGAACAACTACTTGCGAATGCAACATTTAAAACGTTAGGCGATACATGGCTTTTTGCAGGTGCCATCAATGAAACGCACCTACcatgcagagaacgtatattagcATATAAAGAAGCTGGAGTGCTACAACGCTACTTTGAGAGTTTTTCCCGTGTGCTGAGTGCCTCCTTTCACTATGTTCAGGAACAATTATTGGCTCATGCAAGCGAATTTGTAGAGTTTTTGATGCAAGAAAATACTGTGCTATACATCTGTGCTGATGGTGGATCGATATCGAAGTCAATAGAAAAAGCAATTATGGAATGTTTGGTACAAGTTAAACATATAACACTCGATGAAGCGTCTCAagagttaaaattatttaaaggaaATGGCAAATATCGTGAAGATTTGTGGCTGTAA
- the LOC126750753 gene encoding methionine synthase reductase isoform X2, with amino-acid sequence MPSKHIRNMVCPSDSTASGFDILNIKDYILEKYVPPKLSDPIYSVVFVDGIVENKLTFKHSQLRCTELVWPFSRTGAVPMQVPIKAAQILAEADDELKGKRILEITLDMQTAEDYFQPGDTIGILPINNIKDVQLLLKHMQLTNNIEDIFQLLISTKCSKKTAKLPTYIPTHCKPYRLLRDCLNIHAIPKKQFLNVLANCCENNDERAFLCTLSSKEGSSYYNELILERGLKLLELLELCPSCKPTLEVLIEHLPRLLPRPYSIANSPVGNDLKLIFSILPEKPGVTTDMLNNLATSLLNTANPSELPKITMYARLPNQFRFTSQEANERNHILIGVGTALAPFLGFLELKEQLLANATFKTLGDTWLFAGAINETHLPCRERILAYKEAGVLQRYFESFSRVLSASFHYVQEQLLAHASEFVEFLMQENTVLYICADGGSISKSIEKAIMECLVQVKHITLDEASQELKLFKGNGKYREDLWL; translated from the exons ATGCCTTCAAAACATATTCGAAATATGGTGTGTCCAAGTGATTCCACTGCTTCCGGTTTTGATATCCTTAATATCAAAGactatattttagaaaaatatgtgcCTCCAAAGCTGTCGGATCCCATTTACTCGGTTGTCTTTGTGGACGGCATTGTTGAAAACAAG CTCACGTTTAAACATTCACAGCTCCGATGTACTGAACTAGTTTGGCCGTTTAGCAGAACAGGAGCTGTGCCAATGCAAGTACCTATTAAAGCAGCACAGATCTTGGCCGAAGCTGACGATGAATTAAAAGGAAAGCGGATATTGGAAATAACGCTTGATATG CAAACAGCCGAAGACTATTTTCAACCTGGTGATACAATTGGCATACTACCAATCAACAACATAAAAGATGTGCAATTACTGCTGAAACACATGCAGCTTACAAACAACATTGAAGATATATTCCAACTGCTGATTTCTACAAAGTGCAgcaaaaaaactgcaaaactgCCAACATACATTCCAACTCATTGCAAACCAtatcgattattacgtgattGCTTAAACATACATGCCATACCGAAAAAACAATTCCTTAATGTTTTAGCCAATTGTTGTGAAAATAATGATGAACGCGCCTTTCTATGCACTTTATCCTCAAAGGAAGGTAGCAGTTACTACAACGAACTGATTTTAGAACGTGGCCTTAAACTTCTCGAATTGCTTGAATTATGTCCTTCCTGTAAACCTACATTAGAAGTACTTATTGAGCATCTACCGCGCTTATTGCCTCGTCCCTACTCAATAGCGAATAGTCCTGTTGGGAATGATTTGAAACTTATCTTCTCAATACTCCCGGAAAAACCTGGTGTTACAACAGATATGTTAAACAATCTGGCGACATCTTTACTCAACACTGCGAATCCTTCAGAGTTGCCAAAAATTACAATGTATGCACGACTACCAAATCAATTTCGTTTTACCTCACAAGAAGCCAACGAAAGAAATCACATTCTAATCGGTGTAGGCACAGCCTTAGCACCTTTTTTAGGTTTTCTAGAACTAAAGGAACAACTACTTGCGAATGCAACATTTAAAACGTTAGGCGATACATGGCTTTTTGCAGGTGCCATCAATGAAACGCACCTACcatgcagagaacgtatattagcATATAAAGAAGCTGGAGTGCTACAACGCTACTTTGAGAGTTTTTCCCGTGTGCTGAGTGCCTCCTTTCACTATGTTCAGGAACAATTATTGGCTCATGCAAGCGAATTTGTAGAGTTTTTGATGCAAGAAAATACTGTGCTATACATCTGTGCTGATGGTGGATCGATATCGAAGTCAATAGAAAAAGCAATTATGGAATGTTTGGTACAAGTTAAACATATAACACTCGATGAAGCGTCTCAagagttaaaattatttaaaggaaATGGCAAATATCGTGAAGATTTGTGGCTGTAA